A DNA window from Deltaproteobacteria bacterium contains the following coding sequences:
- a CDS encoding protoglobin domain-containing protein: MLIKKVKENYSFTSWDENLLRKLAPVMEKHGDEFVDAFYNKAMQFKNASKYLKNDEIINKHKGALKGWFLKLFNGPYNADYTYYLERIGHAHVKVNLPSHYVNVSISFVRKFCSDIIMKEISACEERGDMLLSVGKILDINLDILTASYIEEEKNLFFISKKAENKLINFAKRFSYGLNLVLVIGLVFLGVTVLGLFAYDITHLFDGNIEKGLLATLGSLMILWVVIELVDTEIDHLKGAKFSIKVFVSVAMVAIIRKILVTSLKTEEVGAQISLIAALAVLGVVYWIVSHTEKREQER; this comes from the coding sequence TTGCTCATAAAGAAGGTCAAGGAAAACTATAGTTTTACGTCATGGGATGAAAACCTGCTCAGGAAGCTTGCTCCTGTTATGGAGAAACACGGTGATGAGTTTGTCGATGCTTTTTACAATAAAGCCATGCAGTTTAAAAATGCATCCAAATATCTGAAAAATGATGAGATTATTAACAAGCATAAGGGGGCTTTAAAGGGTTGGTTTTTAAAACTGTTTAATGGGCCCTATAATGCAGATTACACCTATTACCTGGAACGGATAGGCCATGCCCATGTGAAAGTTAACCTGCCTTCACATTATGTTAATGTGTCCATAAGTTTTGTCAGAAAATTCTGCTCCGACATTATTATGAAAGAAATTTCCGCCTGTGAAGAGAGAGGCGATATGCTCCTTTCCGTAGGGAAAATCCTCGATATAAACCTGGATATTCTCACCGCTTCCTATATCGAAGAAGAAAAAAACCTCTTCTTTATCTCAAAAAAGGCGGAGAACAAACTCATCAATTTTGCGAAAAGATTCTCTTACGGTCTGAACCTCGTTCTTGTTATAGGCCTCGTTTTTCTCGGCGTTACCGTTCTCGGCCTTTTTGCCTACGACATTACCCACTTATTTGACGGCAACATTGAAAAAGGACTACTGGCCACACTGGGAAGCCTCATGATTCTCTGGGTAGTTATCGAACTGGTCGATACGGAAATCGATCACCTGAAGGGTGCGAAATTCTCTATCAAGGTCTTTGTCAGCGTCGCCATGGTGGCCATTATCAGGAAAATACTGGTAACCTCTCTCAAAACGGAGGAAGTGGGCGCCCAGATATCGCTCATTGCCGCCCTTGCCGTCCTTGGTGTCGTCTACTGGATAGTGTCACATACGGAGAAGCGGGAGCAAGAGCGCTAA
- a CDS encoding tetratricopeptide repeat protein, with product MAIDKSKVQAQAQKFALKGQTDKAIKEYLLLFDDDPEDIKVCQKLGDLYNKKGNKKEAQKYQEKVAEDYTAKGFYLKAIAVYKQILRADPSQLALNLKLADLYNKQGLPNEAISQYRLVAGQYEKSGKIRDALQVIGQMADIDPSNVMIRIKLAERYVKEGINDKAIEQILKAGEEYKKDEKHDEIIKLYEKFTGVDQSSKEIYKGLATACIESGDDDKALAKLQKALQIDSEDIETLFLLTGLYKKKGEPDKAKSSLQHILKIDSMSIEARKEIAVIYVDAGDQERALSEYEMLVDLYLKDELFDDALQLIESLKEKMPGNSRVMGKLCEIHWIMKDQDKLVESYKELARLYTEQGEESKAREVYGRVLELRPADEEAKAATAEGKVPEAEEKAEAGEKEEAADETGPLSRAEVTKILTEVDVYLKYGMEDKVEEALQVVLNRNPDNIEARLKLKDFFVSQKKPDEGASVYFEAIHIYKKLGEDEKVLESLKDLLKIKPGHKEAAALHKSLAGEEEELIAEEAFPDEIELEIEGEEEVKVEEEEEAQVVAGVEEVEEVEAVEEIEAVEEVEEIEEVEEIEAVEEVEEVEEVEEIEAVEEIEALEEEAMELEPLEAELIEEEELEEAVAEEPAPLEEEEALVLDVAEPLSIADVGELLEEAQFYIHQELFEKARISLKEIEELAPGNSEAAEMLEKIEDLESQSLCEMPVQEVEAAEESFFDLSAELSDEITGTGTAAGSLGDEEMLSFDALFDSFKEGVSQQVSGEDSETHYNLGIAYKEMGLFDDAIEEFKIAMKDPGKKFDSYSMLGLCSFDNGQPEDAIEYFRIGLDSEGITKEAELNLTYELGLAYKKANMVVEAKEALEKVYSSDKTFREVSREYAEVKEMYGKGGGEEIPGMETVSEKDVPGEGEGNPKDKVSYL from the coding sequence TTGGCAATTGATAAAAGTAAAGTACAGGCCCAGGCACAAAAGTTTGCGCTCAAAGGTCAGACTGATAAAGCGATAAAGGAATATCTCCTGCTCTTTGATGATGACCCGGAAGATATAAAGGTCTGTCAAAAGCTGGGTGATCTTTATAATAAAAAAGGTAACAAAAAAGAAGCCCAGAAATATCAGGAAAAAGTTGCCGAAGATTATACGGCAAAAGGTTTTTACCTAAAAGCGATAGCCGTATACAAGCAGATCCTGAGAGCTGATCCGTCACAGCTGGCTCTCAACCTCAAACTTGCAGACCTCTACAATAAACAGGGACTGCCTAACGAAGCCATTTCTCAATACAGGCTGGTGGCAGGCCAGTACGAAAAGAGCGGTAAAATAAGGGATGCCCTTCAAGTCATCGGCCAGATGGCTGATATTGACCCCTCCAACGTAATGATCAGAATTAAGCTTGCTGAACGTTATGTGAAGGAAGGAATCAATGATAAGGCCATAGAGCAGATACTCAAGGCTGGAGAAGAGTATAAAAAAGATGAAAAGCATGATGAGATAATTAAGCTTTATGAAAAGTTTACCGGTGTAGATCAGTCCTCTAAAGAAATATATAAAGGTCTTGCAACGGCCTGTATCGAGAGCGGTGACGATGATAAGGCCCTTGCCAAACTTCAAAAAGCGCTTCAAATTGATTCTGAAGATATAGAAACCCTTTTCCTTCTTACGGGCCTTTATAAAAAGAAAGGTGAACCGGATAAGGCAAAAAGCTCTCTCCAGCATATTCTTAAAATAGACTCCATGTCTATTGAAGCGAGAAAAGAAATTGCCGTTATCTATGTTGACGCAGGTGACCAGGAAAGGGCCCTTTCAGAGTATGAAATGCTGGTAGATCTCTACCTCAAAGACGAACTCTTTGATGATGCCTTGCAACTGATTGAAAGTTTAAAGGAAAAAATGCCCGGCAACTCGCGGGTTATGGGCAAGCTCTGTGAGATTCACTGGATAATGAAAGACCAGGATAAGCTTGTCGAATCATACAAGGAACTGGCCAGGCTTTATACTGAACAGGGTGAAGAGAGTAAAGCCCGCGAGGTTTATGGCAGAGTGCTTGAACTGAGGCCGGCCGATGAAGAAGCGAAGGCGGCGACGGCTGAGGGGAAAGTCCCTGAGGCAGAAGAAAAAGCTGAAGCCGGGGAAAAAGAAGAGGCTGCTGATGAGACGGGGCCTTTGAGTCGCGCAGAAGTTACAAAGATACTGACGGAAGTCGATGTCTACCTCAAGTACGGCATGGAAGACAAGGTTGAAGAAGCCCTCCAGGTGGTGCTCAATCGAAATCCCGATAACATTGAAGCAAGACTAAAACTTAAAGATTTCTTTGTCAGTCAGAAGAAACCCGATGAAGGGGCTTCTGTTTATTTTGAGGCCATTCATATTTATAAAAAGCTCGGCGAAGATGAGAAGGTTCTTGAAAGCCTGAAAGATCTTTTAAAAATAAAACCCGGCCATAAAGAAGCGGCAGCTCTGCATAAATCCCTGGCAGGGGAGGAAGAAGAACTTATAGCGGAAGAAGCCTTTCCTGATGAAATTGAGCTTGAAATTGAAGGTGAAGAAGAAGTTAAGGTTGAAGAAGAGGAAGAAGCTCAAGTTGTCGCCGGGGTAGAGGAAGTTGAGGAAGTAGAAGCAGTAGAAGAGATAGAGGCCGTTGAAGAAGTTGAGGAAATAGAGGAAGTTGAAGAGATAGAGGCCGTTGAAGAAGTTGAGGAAGTTGAGGAAGTTGAAGAGATAGAGGCCGTTGAGGAGATTGAAGCGCTTGAAGAGGAAGCGATGGAGCTTGAGCCTCTTGAAGCAGAGTTGATAGAAGAAGAGGAACTGGAAGAAGCAGTGGCAGAAGAACCTGCTCCCCTTGAAGAGGAAGAAGCGCTTGTTCTTGATGTTGCAGAACCTTTAAGTATTGCAGATGTGGGAGAGTTGCTTGAGGAGGCCCAGTTTTATATTCACCAGGAACTTTTTGAAAAGGCAAGAATAAGTCTTAAAGAAATTGAAGAACTTGCTCCCGGTAACAGTGAAGCTGCTGAAATGCTTGAAAAAATTGAAGACCTCGAATCTCAGAGCCTTTGTGAAATGCCGGTGCAGGAAGTGGAAGCTGCTGAAGAAAGCTTTTTTGACCTCTCGGCAGAACTGTCTGACGAAATTACCGGCACAGGGACGGCTGCAGGCTCCCTTGGGGACGAAGAAATGCTCAGTTTTGACGCTCTCTTCGATTCTTTCAAGGAAGGCGTGTCGCAGCAGGTATCCGGTGAAGATAGTGAGACCCATTACAACCTCGGTATTGCATACAAGGAAATGGGGCTCTTCGATGATGCCATTGAAGAGTTTAAAATTGCCATGAAGGACCCTGGCAAAAAGTTTGATTCCTATTCCATGCTGGGGCTTTGCAGCTTCGATAACGGTCAGCCTGAAGATGCCATTGAATATTTCAGAATTGGTCTCGATAGTGAGGGAATAACTAAAGAGGCGGAACTGAATCTTACCTATGAACTCGGCCTTGCTTATAAAAAAGCGAATATGGTCGTTGAAGCGAAAGAGGCTCTTGAAAAGGTCTATAGTTCTGATAAAACCTTCAGAGAAGTTTCCCGTGAATATGCCGAAGTTAAGGAAATGTATGGCAAAGGGGGGGGAGAAGAGATTCCGGGCATGGAAACGGTGAGTGAAAAAGATGTGCCCGGTGAGGGCGAGGGCAACCCTAAAGACAAGGTTTCTTATTTATAA
- a CDS encoding AAA family ATPase, with product MSYLEFYGLTEEPFGNAPVSSKFFYNSAQHSQALLRMMYAADAMKGLAMVVGDIGSGKTTLARRMLDQLPDEEYEAAMLVIIHSAITADWLLRRIATLLGIDEPPHDKATILGLIYEKLKEINEAGKKAILIVDEVQMLQSKEIMEEFRGLLNLEVPGKKLLTFIFFGLPEVEDYLKLDEPLDQRVAVKYHLKSLSEESTESYMKHRLHVAGAKRMFFSREAVESVYKLSRGVPRLINTLCDNALFEGYLLKKDVISESLVNSVGKDLRLDEESREKFKETSAASSVKIEQSESLHEIDNILDKLTE from the coding sequence TTGAGCTATCTTGAGTTTTACGGGTTGACGGAAGAACCCTTTGGCAATGCGCCCGTATCATCAAAGTTTTTTTATAACAGCGCTCAGCATTCGCAGGCGCTTCTTCGTATGATGTATGCGGCGGATGCCATGAAAGGGCTTGCCATGGTCGTTGGTGATATTGGTTCCGGAAAGACGACGCTGGCGAGAAGGATGCTCGACCAGCTTCCTGATGAAGAATATGAAGCGGCCATGCTTGTTATTATTCATTCCGCCATTACGGCTGACTGGCTTCTCAGGAGAATTGCGACACTTCTCGGCATCGATGAACCTCCCCATGACAAGGCGACCATCCTCGGTCTTATTTATGAAAAGCTTAAGGAGATCAACGAAGCAGGTAAAAAGGCCATTCTCATTGTTGATGAAGTACAGATGCTTCAGTCGAAGGAGATTATGGAGGAATTCAGGGGGCTTTTAAATCTGGAAGTGCCCGGTAAAAAACTGCTTACTTTTATCTTTTTTGGCCTTCCCGAGGTTGAGGACTATCTCAAACTTGATGAACCGCTCGACCAGCGGGTTGCCGTAAAATATCACCTTAAATCACTCAGTGAGGAATCTACCGAGTCTTACATGAAGCACAGGCTTCATGTGGCAGGGGCTAAAAGGATGTTTTTCTCCAGGGAAGCGGTGGAATCCGTATACAAACTGTCGCGAGGCGTTCCGCGGCTGATCAATACGCTCTGCGATAATGCGCTTTTTGAAGGATATCTTCTTAAAAAAGATGTTATCAGTGAATCGCTGGTAAATAGCGTCGGCAAGGATTTACGCCTCGATGAAGAATCGAGGGAAAAATTCAAAGAGACATCGGCCGCCTCAAGCGTTAAAATCGAGCAGTCGGAGAGCCTTCATGAAATCGACAATATTCTGGACAAGCTGACAGAGTAG